A genomic segment from Salvia splendens isolate huo1 chromosome 13, SspV2, whole genome shotgun sequence encodes:
- the LOC121760362 gene encoding loricrin-like — protein MGLLSSGVPDTPAARVATPVPTRGSGGGGGVSGMGGSRGSGSGGGGSGCGVGNGGGEGSGVGGSGSGGSGSKRVSLPGGAGGACLLGPLAGHGGCIFFGDSLLSCWYINVDSYGVCRADLATPCWAESSVSPVSDLPFCWVR, from the exons atgggtctgctcagttctggCGTCCCGGATACGCCTGCAGCACGGGTGGCAACGCCTGTTCCGACCCGAGGctctggcggcggcggcggcgtcaGCGGTATGGGCGGCAGCCGTGGCTCGGGCAGCGGTGGTGGCGGCTCGGGCTGCGGCGTCGGCAATGGCGGTGGCGAGGGCAGTGGCGTCGGCGGTAGCGGTAGCGGTGGCTCTGGCTCCAAACGGG TCAGCCTTCCTGGGGGTGCTGGTGGTGCTTGCCTTCTTGGTCCTCTTGCTGGTCATGGGGGTTGCATCTTCTTTGGGGATTCCTTGCTCTCTTGCTGGTACATCAACGTCGACAGTTATGGAGTTTGTAGAGCAGATTTGGCCACCCCATGCTGGGCGGAATCCTCtgtttcccctgtttctgacttgcCATTCTGCTGGGTCAGGTAG
- the LOC121762348 gene encoding uncharacterized protein LOC121762348 isoform X2: MASTAPAKSQPLHNFTLPHLKWNKDRNSNDQHQRRRSVKSPSRRPNISSASPIRQSPLRDSVSATPPRHQSPFRDSAAAAVASSPRRSPVHGDYLGKRSPSPGESSKPRGKHSPPGANPAGHLPRHESPPQPEASGKGKGGCVEHRKHHSNNSALDGARNGHHSTNSEHSSHKSEHKSKAKEVDAAGIKRSKILIKIPCKTSKTEDENPQEEPLEAEKNDEHDCSGEAQDEEKISNNITDEETKTWNLRPRKPLYKSGGPVKSNGPAMPERSKAQSPLRSLNNRSGENDSGNGGKKEKRKLSVFIPLTKDEIEEDIFALTGSKPARRPKKRAKNIQKQVDVCFPGLWLVSITADSYKVSENSMKG; the protein is encoded by the exons ATGGCTTCCACTGCTCCTGCCAAATCTCAGCCGCTGCACAATTTTACGCTGCCGCATCTAAAATGGAACAAGGACCGAAACTCCAACGACCAACACCAGCGCCGCCGCTCCGTCAAATCGCCGTCGCGCCGACCGAATATCTCCTCCGCATCTCCCATCCGCCAGTCGCCGTTGCGAGATTCCGTTTCGGCGACTCCGCCTCGGCACCAGTCCCCTTTCCGCGACTCAGCCGCGGCGGCGGTGGCTTCGTCTCCTCGTCGGTCTCCTGTCCACGGGGATTACTTGGGGAAACGGTCTCCTTCTCCTGGCGAATCATCTAAGCCGAGGGGGAAACACTCGCCTCCCGGCGCTAATCCGGCGGGGCATTTGCCGAGGCATGAATCGCCGCCACAACCCGAAGCTTCCGGCAAGGGAAAAGGCGGCTGTGTTGAGCATCGGAAACACCACTCAAATAATTCGGCGTTGGACGGTGCGAGGAACGGGCATCATTCAACAAATTCAGAGCACTCCTCTCACAAATCGGAGCATAAATCAAAGGCGAAAGAAGTCGATGCGGCTGGAATCAAGAGATCGAAAATCTTAATCAAAATTCCTTGCAAAACCAGCAAAACGGAGGACGAAAATCCGCAAGAAGAGCCGCTGGAGGCGGAGAAAAACGACGAGCACGATTGCAGCGGCGAAGCGCAAGATGAGGAGAAGATTAGTAACAATATCACCGATGAAGAAACGAAGACGTGGAATTTAAGGCCTCGGAAGCCTCTATACAAGAGCGGAGGCCCGGTGAAGAGTAACGGCCCGGCGATGCCGGAGAGGAGTAAAGCGCAGTCGCCGTTGAGGAGCCTGAACAATAGATCGGGGGAAAACGACAGCGGTAATGGTGggaagaaggagaagaggaagctGAGCGTCTTTATCCCTCTAACGAAGGATGAAATTGAAGAAGATATTTTTGCGCTGACAGGATCAAAGCCGGCAAGGAGGCCCAAGAAGAGAGCGAAGAACATACAGAAACAAGTAGAT GTTTGTTTTCCTGGATTGTGGCTGGTATCGATAACTGCGGATTCATACAAGGTCTCTGAGAATTCGATGAAG GGCTAG
- the LOC121762348 gene encoding uncharacterized protein LOC121762348 isoform X1 produces the protein MASTAPAKSQPLHNFTLPHLKWNKDRNSNDQHQRRRSVKSPSRRPNISSASPIRQSPLRDSVSATPPRHQSPFRDSAAAAVASSPRRSPVHGDYLGKRSPSPGESSKPRGKHSPPGANPAGHLPRHESPPQPEASGKGKGGCVEHRKHHSNNSALDGARNGHHSTNSEHSSHKSEHKSKAKEVDAAGIKRSKILIKIPCKTSKTEDENPQEEPLEAEKNDEHDCSGEAQDEEKISNNITDEETKTWNLRPRKPLYKSGGPVKSNGPAMPERSKAQSPLRSLNNRSGENDSGNGGKKEKRKLSVFIPLTKDEIEEDIFALTGSKPARRPKKRAKNIQKQVDVCFPGLWLVSITADSYKVSENSMKVQP, from the exons ATGGCTTCCACTGCTCCTGCCAAATCTCAGCCGCTGCACAATTTTACGCTGCCGCATCTAAAATGGAACAAGGACCGAAACTCCAACGACCAACACCAGCGCCGCCGCTCCGTCAAATCGCCGTCGCGCCGACCGAATATCTCCTCCGCATCTCCCATCCGCCAGTCGCCGTTGCGAGATTCCGTTTCGGCGACTCCGCCTCGGCACCAGTCCCCTTTCCGCGACTCAGCCGCGGCGGCGGTGGCTTCGTCTCCTCGTCGGTCTCCTGTCCACGGGGATTACTTGGGGAAACGGTCTCCTTCTCCTGGCGAATCATCTAAGCCGAGGGGGAAACACTCGCCTCCCGGCGCTAATCCGGCGGGGCATTTGCCGAGGCATGAATCGCCGCCACAACCCGAAGCTTCCGGCAAGGGAAAAGGCGGCTGTGTTGAGCATCGGAAACACCACTCAAATAATTCGGCGTTGGACGGTGCGAGGAACGGGCATCATTCAACAAATTCAGAGCACTCCTCTCACAAATCGGAGCATAAATCAAAGGCGAAAGAAGTCGATGCGGCTGGAATCAAGAGATCGAAAATCTTAATCAAAATTCCTTGCAAAACCAGCAAAACGGAGGACGAAAATCCGCAAGAAGAGCCGCTGGAGGCGGAGAAAAACGACGAGCACGATTGCAGCGGCGAAGCGCAAGATGAGGAGAAGATTAGTAACAATATCACCGATGAAGAAACGAAGACGTGGAATTTAAGGCCTCGGAAGCCTCTATACAAGAGCGGAGGCCCGGTGAAGAGTAACGGCCCGGCGATGCCGGAGAGGAGTAAAGCGCAGTCGCCGTTGAGGAGCCTGAACAATAGATCGGGGGAAAACGACAGCGGTAATGGTGggaagaaggagaagaggaagctGAGCGTCTTTATCCCTCTAACGAAGGATGAAATTGAAGAAGATATTTTTGCGCTGACAGGATCAAAGCCGGCAAGGAGGCCCAAGAAGAGAGCGAAGAACATACAGAAACAAGTAGAT GTTTGTTTTCCTGGATTGTGGCTGGTATCGATAACTGCGGATTCATACAAGGTCTCTGAGAATTCGATGAAGGTACAGCCTTGA